From the uncultured Fretibacterium sp. genome, one window contains:
- a CDS encoding site-2 protease family protein, producing MRLLQDPMMLLLTLPAVLWAISFHEFCHGYAAKLVGDPTAERSGRLSLNPLDHFDLVGTLMLLLVGFGWAKPVPINTRYFRHPRRDLVIVSLAGVAGNILTAVVCVLFLRFLGEPWYRLAGRAGITVLIQMIAINVGLAAFNLIPVPPLDGSRVLEAFLPFRYLRYYYWLERYGMIILLVLLMTGIVDVLFNPIFSLLWGLLPFGFPS from the coding sequence TTGAGGCTTTTACAGGATCCGATGATGTTGCTGCTGACGCTGCCCGCCGTGCTGTGGGCGATATCGTTCCATGAGTTCTGCCACGGCTATGCGGCCAAGCTGGTGGGAGACCCCACGGCCGAGCGGTCGGGACGGCTCTCCCTGAATCCCCTGGACCATTTCGACCTTGTGGGGACGCTCATGCTCCTGCTCGTGGGGTTCGGGTGGGCAAAGCCCGTCCCGATCAATACGCGCTACTTCCGCCATCCGCGCCGGGACCTCGTCATCGTCTCCCTGGCCGGGGTCGCGGGGAACATCCTGACGGCGGTCGTCTGCGTGCTGTTCCTGCGCTTCCTGGGGGAGCCCTGGTACCGCCTTGCCGGAAGGGCCGGCATCACGGTTCTGATTCAGATGATCGCCATCAACGTGGGGTTGGCCGCCTTCAACCTGATCCCCGTCCCGCCGCTCGACGGCTCGAGGGTGCTGGAGGCCTTTCTGCCCTTCAGGTACCTGCGGTACTATTACTGGCTGGAGCGGTACGGCATGATCATCCTTCTGGTCCTTCTGATGACGGGGATCGTCGACGTCCTCTTCAACCCGATCTTTAGCCTGCTGTGGGGCCTGCTCCCCTTCGGCTTCCCCTCCTGA